One genomic window of Verrucomicrobiia bacterium includes the following:
- a CDS encoding S41 family peptidase codes for MKRLILSVALSLVTLTSHAASPSFEEVYSILKTNLTGLSEKDLQGAAVEGLLSKLGNRAVLVTNVAKADDVDTKPRPAVAVSSVFDAAYGYVRLGDLDAAADKPVGEAMHQLASTNKLKGFVLDLRFAKGSDYQNIYKVADCFFPEGKTIATVGGKAEQSTGRSALNQIPVVILVNRKSQDAVEVLAASLRAAKVGLLLGSQTAGQLSLYRDIPLSTGQTLRVATGEIKFDDGSAMPFDGVKPDIKVDVSLLDEQMYLADAYKVIGESSTNKPPVASTPTRLINEAELVRRHKEGLNPDVEVVPVKPGEAPGKVVRDPALARALDLVKGLSMVRDYKSKK; via the coding sequence ATGAAACGGTTGATTCTATCTGTGGCTTTGTCGCTGGTGACGCTCACCAGTCACGCCGCCTCGCCGAGTTTTGAGGAAGTCTATTCCATCCTGAAGACTAACCTGACGGGACTAAGCGAGAAGGATTTGCAAGGGGCAGCCGTGGAAGGCTTGTTAAGCAAGTTGGGCAACCGTGCCGTGTTGGTAACCAATGTCGCGAAAGCGGATGATGTCGATACCAAGCCAAGACCAGCGGTGGCGGTGTCCTCAGTCTTTGATGCGGCGTATGGTTATGTGCGGCTTGGCGATCTGGATGCCGCTGCGGACAAGCCTGTCGGTGAAGCGATGCATCAGCTCGCCAGCACGAATAAGCTAAAAGGTTTCGTGTTGGATCTGCGTTTTGCCAAGGGCAGTGATTACCAGAATATCTATAAAGTCGCCGATTGTTTCTTTCCGGAGGGCAAAACGATCGCGACAGTCGGCGGCAAGGCGGAGCAATCCACGGGGCGCAGTGCATTGAATCAAATTCCCGTAGTCATCTTGGTGAATCGTAAATCACAAGATGCGGTGGAAGTATTAGCGGCTTCTTTGCGGGCGGCAAAAGTTGGATTGTTGCTAGGCTCGCAAACAGCCGGACAGTTGAGCTTGTATCGCGATATCCCTTTGTCTACCGGACAGACATTGCGGGTGGCGACGGGAGAAATCAAATTTGATGATGGTTCTGCGATGCCATTTGATGGCGTAAAGCCGGATATCAAGGTGGACGTCAGTCTGCTGGATGAACAGATGTATCTGGCGGACGCTTACAAAGTCATTGGCGAATCCTCCACAAACAAGCCGCCCGTTGCCAGTACGCCGACCCGTCTTATTAATGAGGCCGAACTGGTGCGCCGTCATAAAGAGGGGTTGAATCCTGATGTGGAAGTGGTTCCAGTCAAGCCAGGTGAAGCGCCGGGCAAGGTGGTTCGCGATCCCGCTTTGGCGCGGGCTTTGGACTTGGTAAAAGGTCTCTCGATGGTGCGGGATTATAAAAGCAAGAAATAG
- the purM gene encoding phosphoribosylformylglycinamidine cyclo-ligase produces MKKKAYAAAGVDIDLGNRVKATLPQLLASTHRKEVLGKVGGFGGLFALDVKKYKQPILVSSVDGVGTKLKLAFAMDKHDTIGEDLVNHCVDDIAVLGAEPLFFLDYLGTGKLEPHVFTDVIKGFARACAYNNCSLIGGETAQMPGFYQPGEYDVSGTIVGVVEKSRMLDGQKSIKKGDVVIGIESSGLHTNGYSLARKIFFETLKLKPKSKVAELGNTIGDELLKVHVSYNVAVQTLLKKFNKDGKPNAVKAFAHITGGGFIDNIPRVLPKNCDVIIRKGTWDMLPIFKMIKEKGGVDEAELYQVFNMGIGMVTIVSADKADAALKTIKAANHKAWIIGDIAKGTGISQVV; encoded by the coding sequence ATGAAGAAGAAAGCATACGCCGCCGCTGGTGTAGATATCGATCTGGGCAATCGCGTGAAAGCGACCTTGCCGCAATTACTCGCCTCCACGCACCGTAAGGAAGTTCTCGGTAAAGTGGGTGGCTTCGGTGGTCTCTTCGCGCTCGACGTGAAGAAATATAAGCAGCCGATTCTCGTGTCCTCAGTGGACGGCGTGGGCACGAAGCTCAAGCTGGCCTTCGCGATGGACAAGCACGACACCATCGGTGAGGACCTCGTGAATCACTGCGTGGATGACATCGCGGTGCTCGGTGCGGAGCCGCTGTTCTTCCTCGATTACCTCGGTACTGGCAAACTGGAACCTCACGTTTTCACAGATGTCATCAAAGGCTTCGCACGTGCTTGCGCTTACAATAACTGCTCGCTCATCGGTGGTGAAACGGCGCAGATGCCGGGCTTTTATCAACCCGGCGAGTATGATGTCAGCGGCACTATTGTCGGCGTGGTCGAGAAGTCCCGCATGCTGGATGGGCAAAAATCCATCAAGAAAGGCGACGTTGTCATCGGCATCGAATCGAGCGGCCTGCACACGAATGGTTACTCACTGGCCCGCAAGATTTTCTTCGAGACGCTGAAGTTGAAGCCGAAGAGCAAGGTCGCGGAACTGGGCAATACGATCGGTGATGAATTGCTGAAAGTTCACGTGAGCTACAATGTGGCGGTGCAAACTCTGTTGAAGAAGTTCAACAAGGACGGCAAACCGAATGCAGTGAAAGCGTTCGCGCACATTACGGGCGGCGGTTTCATCGACAACATCCCGCGCGTGCTGCCGAAGAATTGCGATGTCATCATCCGCAAGGGCACATGGGACATGCTGCCGATCTTCAAGATGATCAAGGAAAAGGGCGGCGTGGACGAGGCCGAACTGTATCAGGTCTTCAACATGGGCATCGGCATGGTGACCATCGTTTCCGCGGATAAAGCGGATGCGGCCTTGAAGACGATCAAAGCCGCGAACCACAAGGCGTGGATCATCGGTGATATCGCCAAGGGCACCGGCATCTCGCAAGTGGTCTGA
- a CDS encoding alpha/beta hydrolase, translating into MQRDLEYGRPEGKVLDLDIYLPKHATNRLPVIIWIHGGSWKSGSRYPCPLAFLAKDGMAVVSIEYRLMDDAPFPAQLYDCKGAIRWLRANANRFNLDPEHVAVFGASAGGHLAALIGTTPEVKELEGDVGGNLDQSSRVQAVCAFYPPTDLDRLITNKDERRSPTSDIGRLLGGSLEKNLDKAAKASPMRYITPDDAPFYILHGDKDDMVPVEHSKWLHEALLKAGVESTLYIVPNKGHAIGAPREAHQQITAFFNRHLKGEEK; encoded by the coding sequence GTGCAGCGGGATTTAGAGTATGGACGTCCAGAGGGGAAGGTTTTGGATCTGGATATTTATTTGCCAAAGCACGCGACGAATCGGTTGCCAGTCATAATCTGGATTCATGGTGGCTCCTGGAAATCAGGGAGCCGCTATCCTTGTCCGCTGGCGTTTCTGGCGAAAGATGGGATGGCCGTCGTCAGTATTGAATACCGGCTCATGGATGACGCTCCGTTTCCCGCCCAGTTATATGATTGCAAAGGTGCCATCCGTTGGCTGCGTGCGAATGCCAACCGGTTCAATCTTGATCCTGAGCACGTGGCAGTGTTTGGGGCCTCGGCAGGTGGGCACCTGGCCGCGCTGATCGGGACCACGCCGGAGGTGAAGGAATTGGAAGGGGATGTAGGCGGCAACCTTGATCAGTCCAGCCGCGTGCAGGCAGTCTGTGCGTTTTATCCGCCAACCGATTTGGATCGCTTGATCACAAATAAGGACGAGCGACGTTCGCCTACCAGTGATATCGGTCGATTGCTCGGAGGATCGTTGGAAAAGAATTTGGACAAGGCGGCCAAGGCGAGTCCCATGCGATACATCACGCCCGATGATGCACCTTTCTATATTCTTCACGGCGATAAAGACGACATGGTGCCCGTGGAGCACAGCAAGTGGTTGCATGAAGCGTTGCTAAAGGCCGGTGTGGAATCGACCCTCTACATTGTGCCGAACAAAGGACACGCCATCGGTGCGCCTCGGGAAGCTCACCAGCAGATCACGGCATTCTTCAACCGGCATTTGAAGGGTGAGGAAAAATAG
- the purD gene encoding phosphoribosylamine--glycine ligase, with protein sequence MKLLVIGSGGREHTLVWKLAQSPQPTKMWCAPGNAGIAEERLASNGSLVELVAISAEDLPKLLSFALEHKPDLTVVGPDNPLGMGIVDLFQSKGLRIWGPNKKGAEFEASKVFTQHFMERHGIPTMKAATFSDAAKAKEFARSLDGRCAVKADGLALGKGVLLTTSVAEADAAIDEIMVGKAFGAAGNNVVIQELLEGMELSLHAIVDGKTAKLFPTSQDHKRIGDNDQGLNTGGMGTYSPAPFLTDAELQAVGKAILDPWLKGCQAEGIDYHGIIYPGVMLTKSGPKVIEFNARFGDPETQVYLTRLESDLVKILNASVDGTLDKTAMYWSAMASVCVVMASGGYPGSYPKGKIITGLDKANALPNTKVFHAGTALKDGQVVTNGGRVLGVTSWAPTLKEARETAYKAVALIHFEGAHFRRDIASKALR encoded by the coding sequence ATGAAGTTATTGGTCATCGGTTCGGGTGGTCGGGAACACACGTTGGTGTGGAAGCTGGCGCAGTCGCCCCAACCGACGAAGATGTGGTGCGCGCCGGGCAATGCGGGTATCGCGGAGGAACGCTTGGCTAGCAATGGCAGCCTCGTGGAGTTGGTGGCCATCAGTGCGGAGGATTTGCCCAAGCTGTTGTCGTTTGCGTTGGAGCATAAGCCAGATCTGACGGTCGTGGGGCCGGACAATCCGCTCGGCATGGGCATTGTGGATCTGTTCCAGAGCAAAGGCTTGCGCATCTGGGGGCCGAATAAGAAGGGCGCGGAATTTGAGGCTTCCAAGGTTTTTACGCAGCACTTTATGGAACGTCACGGCATCCCAACGATGAAAGCCGCGACCTTCTCGGATGCGGCGAAGGCGAAAGAATTCGCGCGCAGCCTGGATGGGCGTTGCGCGGTGAAGGCCGATGGTCTTGCGTTGGGCAAAGGTGTGTTGCTGACGACTTCCGTTGCGGAGGCGGATGCAGCCATCGATGAGATCATGGTGGGCAAGGCGTTTGGTGCGGCTGGAAATAATGTCGTCATTCAGGAATTGCTAGAAGGCATGGAGCTTTCTTTGCACGCGATCGTTGATGGCAAGACGGCGAAACTTTTTCCAACTTCGCAGGATCACAAACGTATTGGCGATAACGACCAAGGTCTGAATACAGGCGGCATGGGCACGTATTCGCCGGCGCCATTTCTGACCGATGCCGAGTTGCAAGCAGTTGGTAAAGCGATTTTGGACCCGTGGTTGAAGGGCTGCCAGGCGGAGGGGATTGATTATCACGGCATCATTTATCCCGGCGTCATGCTGACGAAGAGCGGTCCGAAGGTGATCGAGTTCAATGCGCGTTTTGGCGATCCAGAAACGCAGGTGTATCTGACGCGTTTGGAGAGCGATCTGGTGAAAATCCTGAATGCCAGCGTGGATGGCACCTTGGATAAAACGGCGATGTATTGGAGTGCGATGGCTTCCGTCTGTGTGGTGATGGCCTCGGGCGGTTATCCGGGCAGTTATCCGAAAGGGAAAATCATCACCGGGTTGGACAAGGCGAATGCACTGCCGAACACGAAAGTATTCCATGCGGGAACAGCCTTGAAAGACGGTCAGGTAGTGACGAATGGCGGACGTGTTCTTGGTGTGACTTCTTGGGCGCCAACACTTAAGGAGGCGCGGGAGACGGCGTACAAGGCCGTGGCCTTGATCCATTTCGAAGGCGCTCATTTCAGACGGGACATTGCATCCAAGGCACTTCGCTGA